The segment attatctgAAAGaatatcatcttttttttcattttttgtgcTGGTATTCTCTGAACCTACCTcacgaaaaataattgattcacCATTTTCAGTGGCAATAATCTGTTTAGCTTGACCTGGATAATTTGTTTTCAATGATgaatatattgatgaatttttattattaacatcatcaattgtttcaatgatttttggtaaattttgtatatttttaattaatttattgtccATGTCAAGATTGATTATGTCCATTGAACTTGGTGTTATCATTGTGACATCATGACTTGGTGATGGTGTAAGAAGAACACTttgatatttatcatcaatattcaaataattatttgaattaatttcaaacttactttttttatccaaatataaaattaaaatagcagcattaaacaaaacaaaaaaacaacaaattaatattatttaaatgtatttcttcaaaaattattaaaatatttttcatttaattttgtgtAAAATATTAAGTGTGTGTTTAACATTGTTGTGCTTgagcaaaaaatttatttatttatttattagtaagTAATTTAGTCTTGATAACTCACGCAGTTGTTGAGGGATTTTTTGCATTATAAAttccatttttataaatataattaatcactGAGTCTTGGACAAGATATCGAATACTTTCACCTCGTCTCAATGCTCTTCTAATTCTTGTTGAACTAACTTCATTTGGAATCCATTCagtaacaacaaaaatattattctgaaattataattattaatattttcatacacatctaatttatacaatttaaatagaaatattaattaattatttaatgtgtTATTATTACCATGTGTTTGTACAGTATATCtgaatgatgaataaatttatttggacAAAAACCTTCTCTTGTAACAACGACAAGACCATGTTGGCTAATAATAGCTTCAatctaaaatatcaaaaaatattattaatatatttgaaatataattaatcttTAAATATACTAACATCTTTATCATCCCAAACTCCTGGTTTTGCAAAGCTCTCTAATAAATCAGCACCacaaagtaattttatttgaattggtGTTTTATCTgtactatttttaatactttctGGTATCCAATCGAAATCTTTAGCATCAAAACAATTTTCCATTATTGAAGAATCaagtaaataacaatttaaaagacTCTGATGATGTTGCAAGGAAATAAGAGTTTTTGTCCAATTATTTTGTCTTGTTTCCCATGTACTTAAACTTAtccaatcattatttttaatggcaAGTTTTATCATGGCACATCTATGATCCATTGTTGTTAAATCATCTTTTCCATAAGAATCATGAACTGGTGATAtaacaccaccaacaacaacatgaTTTCCCATTTTATGAAGATGATCACGTGCTAtttctatttgtttaaaatataaaaatttatcaaacaaaatcaggttaatatgtaattaaattattgagtcattgatattttaatttttgctaTTTCATCATAATGAGCAATAGAACATTTTgtgtcttgaaaaattaaatttatattagttaaaaaaaaaaaaagataagtaTTATTTTACCACGTGGCaactaaatgatttatttataattgactTAACAAAGgtattgattttatatgaGTTACCTTAGTTTTGACAATgaggaaaataattatttttattactcatcgattgacaaaaagaaaaaaaaaaaaacttaccaaACATTCGTAAATGCATATTAGTAAGTGGATTAAAACTCCCACATGATATCAATATCACACGATTTGGtgccatttttttaatttatattttttattaattttatatttcactaTTTAATGATtagacaaaaattattcaatcattGCTAgcttgtcgtttttttttaacaaactaATCTTGggttttttagaaaatttttttaatttgctgATAAGTGATACTGCTGACAGGATATGTACTGATgtgtctaaaatttaaataataataataatatgatgataatatttatcaatatttatcagCCTGATATAAAACCACTGGTGGTATGAACCACTGACATATGATTTTACATAAcaaaagagaaagagagagagagagtggGAAAAACTTTTGTATCGGTATTTTAGGAATTGAGAAAATAATCGGTATGTTATCCAGTAATAGGAAATAAACTTTAGAGCACTTTAGAGAGAGCCACAGTCTAttaaagagagagagagagagagacaaaaaaagagaggagagaaaaaattacataccCAATTTACgttacattaatttattaaaaaacaaaaaacggataatattttaaacattatcaTCTATTGTTTCTTAATTAAAAGAACGAGTGAAATTTCATAAACAAAGGTTGTTAATTTTCTTGGAAAAATGTTTGATCATGTTCtgtaatattttacaaaaaaaaatgttattttttaataaccacaaatagtttgtttttattgttattgtttatttattattgtaattatttatttatttatttatttatttatttatttcagatataagtaatgtaataaatatagtCAGGATTGTCGGTAATTGGAGGAACGAGTATTTGTTGATCAAGTAAGTTTTCTAAAtgtgattataaattttgtaaaaaaaaaaaatataacaaagaatgaattgataatgatgatgataatatatattttatttagatttaattacagttgaattatataaaatatggaACGTCCAGCACGTGCAGCTTCACCTGAATATCCAGAAGAATTACCAAACGACAATGAAgtaattgaaattgataattcTGATGTTGACAATAGTCAAGTTTCACCTCATCTTCAAGAGTACAATATTATATCACGAAATATACAGGTTATACAGGATATTATTGATCAGAATGTAGAATTAATGAATCATCATAATGAAGATGAAAGTGTTCAAAACGAAAATCGACAAAATGAAGATGTAAATCGTGGTAATGTTTTACCAGAAGAAGATAGTGATAATGAAACTATTGAAGTTGTACGTCGTAATGCTCGTCGTATTCTTAGTGTAGATAGTTCTGATAGTCAAATTGATGCAATAGAAGaacaaaaagaagaaaaagaagaagagtcAGCTCGTAAACGTCCTCgtcttgatgatgaaaaaatatcaacagatAAAGAAGATGAATCATGGTGTCAAATATGCATGGAAGCATGGACAAGTTCTGGTGTACATAGATTATGTTGTCTTTCATGTGGTCATCTTTTTGGTCAAGAATGTGTTGTACGTTGGTTAAAAGAATGTACAGTAGCAACACGTCGTTGTCCAACATGTAATGTAAAAGCTGATTTAAAAGATGTACGTGTATTATATGCCAACAAATTAATAGCCATTGATAATTCAGAAGTAAATCGtcttaaaattgataatgaaacattaaattctaaaaataaaatacttgaattacAATTATCAACATCAGAATTAAGAAATCGAGTATTTAATGAACAAGTACAAGGTTTAATgcgtaaaataaatgaattagaaaatcaattaaaagaaaatattgtattaatgaaagaaaaatataatgatacaacaacaataacagatttatgttatcaaaaaaataaaaaatttcatatggaaaaatcaattgaaattgatCCATCAAATGGCTGTAGagtatttgattttaataaaaaaacaggaCATCTTGCAATATCacaaaaaacatcaacaagaTTTTCAATGTTTGCTGGTTAtggtattaaattatttgatgttaatttaatgaattcaGTAACATTTATACCAGTACATCAAGATGCAATACGtgatttatcatttcattCATCTCATCAATCACTTGTATTGAGTGTTGGTTTTGATAAAACAGcaaaattagttgatgttaataCAAAATCAGTTGTACATAATTTTCCAGTTGGTTTAAAAGCATGGAGTTGTTGTTGGGCTGGTGATGatccaaataattttttggttgGTTGTGAACAAggtaaaattgtttattttgatattagaCAAACATCTGGTGCTGTTGATACACTTAGTAATACTGGTGTTAGATCACCAGTAATATCACTTGCATCAGTACCACCAACATCATCATGTGGTATTCCACGTGGTGGTTTTTTAGCATGTACACTTAATTCATGTTATGcatatgaacaaaaaaataatatatatacaccaaaacaaatgtttaaaaatggatcatatttttgtgttaaatatgatgaaaattGTGCACATGGATTAATTTCATGTCGtggtaaaaatacaaaagattCAACATTTTCTGATCAGCAATCtaaacattcaattttttcaattgaaagaGGACAAAATGATTCAGTTGATTGTCAAATTGTACATACATTTGAAGCTGGtgataaacaaacaaatataacacgaccttgttttataaatgttgatgatgatacacTCATTGCAGCATATCAAGAATCAACAAAATCTATACCACTACGATCATTGTCaactggtaaattaatttactcaaTACCTGCAAATGATCCTGTTATTGATATTTGCTCATTCAAAGCTAACAATAAACTTTGTTTGGCTACATTAACCAGTTCACATCTTCGACTTTATCATTattctaattattaaaaaatttatttctttctcagtattatttattttttattttgtagctTTTTCTTAGATACATGTATTGTCACAATTTCGTTTCAtgacttgataaataaaaattactctCTGCTTGTCTCAATTGAaagattataatatttttaatctttttaatttaataatttcttctttaatttttgtatgctattattattttttttttttctttttattacaaGTTTCTTGTGGGTTTTTTGGCAAGCTATGtccatgataaaatattaatataaaatttacaaaataaagtttaatattttataaaaattaatgtagtaaaagtatatatttaaaataataaaatgtttgatATTATATCCAAGTTTAAGAAAAGTTATTTGATATACCTGGAagagtataataaaaatgaaaaataattttttttcaacattggACATCGTACTGACGCATCttgctattaatttttattgagtttttatatattttttcttcaagtttaaaagatcaagaagaataaaaaaataacaatgatacaaattataacaaaaaaaaaaaacatgtttatcataaaaacaaataaaaaattaatgtaataaCCAAGAAGTATTCCTGTGGAAATTATTagtgtcaatttttttgtaacagtgatttaaaaaaaaaaaagaattatttctaataaatattattaaacaaactcGAGAAGATAACtcttaaagttttttttctattttagaGAGATGAagagtataaaataattgatacaaCTTCTTCAAGGTTGTCTTTATCATCAGATAaaattctaattgttttttataattaaaaaatttgtttaataatttatgtaattataaatataaaacaaaatttaatcctttaaataattcttgttttattCAACAACTATAAAATGATCCAAAAAAAGATATGATCAAATTTGAATCGTCAGAATTTCTTGGAAGAAATGTCATCAAAactagtttaatatttttcttgttgacTCGTCAACATTTTATTCAAGTTGagcataataatatatataaaaaaaaaacctaaaatcatttttataattttttttgtataataaatataatttaatttaaatcgaaattattcaataaaaaattaaataataatctctGCCAGCAAaacataaatacaatttttttttttctttctaatattttttaaattaaatttaaattacaggATACTATTGAGTGACGAGAATTTATGgaattttatatgataaaaaaatttattttataattgttatctcattaataataattaaagatgaaaaaaaaaaataaaaataatataaaattgcattgCCCATCGAGTATTGCCCGTCAAGGagatcttctttttttctttttttttcttttctgtttgaGATGTAGATGTGTTGCCACTATGCTAGTTATCTCTGTGTGTCTAAAAGAGCCGACACCTATGTTACAGTAAACATTGtgaattcatcaataattttcattgaatggtttgtattaaaatttttccatatttaaaatatatttcatcgtaataaatcatcaagattacttgatataaaatttataattttatttttatcttatcttataattttaatttaaaaaaaataaaaaataattataaaaatttactggtttttaaatataatatatatgaaaatataatttgccTTTCGCGCTCCAGTTTATGTCACGGTcgaaagtttttatatttggaaatatattttttttttgaaattgataaaaacgAGTTTACCGGACGCTTTTGACCTtgtaagaagaaaaaaataataaatgaaaaaaacgtgATTCATACTAAAAAGAAAGatgaagaattaaatttttcttttgatggtAATTTGTAGTTTATGTTTACATAACTTTTTACTAAGCAAGGGCAGACTGATGCCAAAGGCCAAGATCCTCAACTCAGGTACAAAGTCAGCTtaacttaataataattataaaaatttatatatacattataatatattgttaaatttatttttcgtaatattataaatatatttcgcAAAATATTTCATTGGGCTATGTTGCATGACTCaacgataaattttttttcacttctgTTCGATGTATCACTTTCACTCTCATTGAGTTTATCTTAAAATTACCTCTATTTTGTctcaatgttatttttttttattttaacataaataaaataacaaaaaaaaaaaaaaaatattaaatatttatattatttataatttaccatcaatagtcaaaaaaagtattaacttatggaaatttaaatttttttcgaataatcGTCTTATGATTTCGAAAGGGAAAAAGGCTATAGAAAATTATCGAAAGTAAAGGTTACGAAttggcctttttttttttttcttttctccaaccattgaaatattaaattccattgaatatatattcaatttttaaataaaaatttacaatcgaaatttatttaatattcgttatttttttttcgaaacaaatttagaaaaattaaatttatatgataaaaagtttaaaaatacaaaattatatacgtatgataattagttaatttttacaatgaaaaaaaaaaaatgcgttGTTGTTTGACCAGATGAATTGATCGTGGTGTTCATGGTCCATGGTCCATTCGCATTACACACAGCTTCACTTGTGAATATAAACCAAGATCGTTAACGACGTCATCAAGATATTCAGTCAGGATACACGGAAGGAGagaataataagaaaaaatatatataaattatatatatatccaaagGTGAAATAAGTTTGTGTATCTCAATGATAGTAAAAGTGTGggtaaatttgatatatagtTTTGTTATACAAGTAACATTGCATGTGTGTTGTATCAAAGCATTCAACAGACTCACCAAGTCTTGAGCAGTCTTAAACAGACAACCAAAGACCAGTTTAACTCTGACTTTACCACAATAAACAgccatcaattatttttggcttaaaattattgtggttttatattatttattaacaaaagaaaaaaaaaacatttaaacttgattttttttattagctatTACTATGAGCATAGTTTGTCGTagtaaaatatcattttaattatattttttgataattaattattaaatataaaaattatttatttaaataaactggtaaataaatattttctttacataataatttgttgaatattataattaagttatttttattgataaaaaaaaaggacattttatttatggaAATATATCGAGCGATAAATTtatactaaaataattataatacaaattttttatcaagtgattgttaatttatgttaaataaaatgattaatattgtgatggaaaaaaaatttataatttatattactaGTGATGAAAGCGATTAAAGGTGTcaagtgtttatttattatttttcaaaagtaaaaaaaaaaagctaatttctcgtaaaatttttaaatgaaaaaaattttttttaagcttcaGAAACAActgaaaataacaaattgaatttatcgTCACGCAATTACACAATTTAGGCAAAAAAGGATTACGtgttcaaatatttataaaagaaaaaaaaaataaaataaaacaaattgcaTTCTggagtatttttaaatttcacaacaataataattcgaTGTCAAGtgaaacaaaaagatttttttaaaattattttgatatgtcAGCGGTTGGTGACTTTTGATATACttgaataatgaatttatacatgttgaaattaaaaataaaaaaaaaaacaaattggaAAAGTGTATTGAGATTAACGTAAAGTTATGAAATAGTTTCTCTTGATTtcgtaaatattaattttatgaaattggaattaaaaagtaaatttaattttgtgttATAAATGATTTGTTTGTTAGATATATAAATCATTGAATCACCCACAATCAAGCTAAAgttaaaagaaagaaaaatagaaaaaattccttgtgttgttgttttatttttttctgtcggaaaattattaatcacaGTCAAGTAAACTAATtgtttagcaaaaaaaaaaactcttgtTTTCAATTAGACTCATTGCTAAAGTAGATTAGTTAATTAGTTAAGTGTTACATCAGGTGtatcatattgaaaaaaaaataaataaatacgttaatgtttaattaaacTCAATGgcataaacattttttttttcattgaatattttttgcctgattaattagtttattgttgataaaaaaaaattaatgttatgattatatttattgaatagaaATGGAGGTTCCAGGATCAACTGGAGCAACTTCAATTGAGTTAAAAACAAGAAGAGCACAATTTCAAACACAAGCATCAACACTTGATACAAGAAGAAGACAAGCTGTTTGTGTTAGAcgtgcatttaaaaaatatggacCAAAAAGTAATCCAAATATAATACTTGATGGTTTGAATATGACTGTACCCAAAGGTACCATGTAagtgttataaattataatatatacaaagttttttatataattaagaataatatttatttaattaaagatATGGTCTATTGGGTGCAAGTGGTTGTGGTAAAACAACACTATTATCATGTATTGTTGGTCGTCGTCGTCTTGATGACGGTGAAATATGGGTCCTGGGTGGTAAACCTGGTTCAAAAGGTTCTGGTGTACCTGGACCTCGAGTTGGTTATATGCCACAAGAAATAGCTCTCTatggtgaattttcaattcgtgaaacatttatatattttggcTGGTGTGCTGGCATGACAACAACTCAAGTTGAtgaaaaacttgattttttattaaaattattagatttaccaaatgaaaatcgttttgttaaaaatttatctggtGGACAACAAAGAAGAGTATCAATTGCAGCAACATTATTAGCTGATCcagaattattaatattagatGAACCAACAGTTGGTGTTGATCCAGTATTACGTCAAAGTATATGGGATCATCTTGtacaaataacaaaagatggtaataaaacaataattgttaCAACTCATTATATTGAAGAAACAAGACAAGCTGGTATGATTGGTTTAATGAGAAGTGGTA is part of the Aphidius gifuensis isolate YNYX2018 linkage group LG1, ASM1490517v1, whole genome shotgun sequence genome and harbors:
- the LOC122860990 gene encoding E3 ubiquitin-protein ligase RFWD3-like; translated protein: MERPARAASPEYPEELPNDNEVIEIDNSDVDNSQVSPHLQEYNIISRNIQVIQDIIDQNVELMNHHNEDESVQNENRQNEDVNRGNVLPEEDSDNETIEVVRRNARRILSVDSSDSQIDAIEEQKEEKEEESARKRPRLDDEKISTDKEDESWCQICMEAWTSSGVHRLCCLSCGHLFGQECVVRWLKECTVATRRCPTCNVKADLKDVRVLYANKLIAIDNSEVNRLKIDNETLNSKNKILELQLSTSELRNRVFNEQVQGLMRKINELENQLKENIVLMKEKYNDTTTITDLCYQKNKKFHMEKSIEIDPSNGCRVFDFNKKTGHLAISQKTSTRFSMFAGYGIKLFDVNLMNSVTFIPVHQDAIRDLSFHSSHQSLVLSVGFDKTAKLVDVNTKSVVHNFPVGLKAWSCCWAGDDPNNFLVGCEQGKIVYFDIRQTSGAVDTLSNTGVRSPVISLASVPPTSSCGIPRGGFLACTLNSCYAYEQKNNIYTPKQMFKNGSYFCVKYDENCAHGLISCRGKNTKDSTFSDQQSKHSIFSIERGQNDSVDCQIVHTFEAGDKQTNITRPCFINVDDDTLIAAYQESTKSIPLRSLSTGKLIYSIPANDPVIDICSFKANNKLCLATLTSSHLRLYHYSNY
- the LOC122860986 gene encoding nicotinamide/nicotinic acid mononucleotide adenylyltransferase 1 isoform X2, whose protein sequence is MAPNRVILISCGSFNPLTNMHLRMFEIARDHLHKMGNHVVVGGVISPVHDSYGKDDLTTMDHRCAMIKLAIKNNDWISLSTWETRQNNWTKTLISLQHHQSLLNCYLLDSSIMENCFDAKDFDWIPESIKNSTDKTPIQIKLLCGADLLESFAKPGVWDDKDIEAIISQHGLVVVTREGFCPNKFIHHSDILYKHMNNIFVVTEWIPNEVSSTRIRRALRRGESIRYLVQDSVINYIYKNGIYNAKNPSTTAIQQNLHAFCKTDC